In Mycobacterium sp. ITM-2016-00317, the genomic window GCGGTGGCGTAGAGGAAGAACTCGTACCACTCGACGACGGTGCCCGCCATCGAGGCGACCACCACCCGCTTGAGGCCCGTCGTGATCGGCCCCTGACCGTCCGTCCGTGCATCGTGTTGCGTGCTCATCGCGCACCTTTCCTATGTGACGCCCACCACAGATGTCAGTGAGTATTCCTGCAGCTACCCCACGCGGCAATGGCCAAAACCGCAGTACACATCTGCGAAAATGCAGAGGTGTCTTCTCCAGTCCGCAGGCCCAGTGCGGACGACCTGCTGGTTCTGCTGGCGGTCGGCCGCACGGGCCGGTACACCACCGCGGCCGACGAGCTGGGCCTGAACCACACCACGATCAGCCGCCGCATCGCCGCGCTGGAGCGGGCCATGGGTGGGCGGGTGCTGGCCCGCGTCGCGGGTGGCTGGGAGCTGACCGATCTCGGACGCGAAGCCCTGGCTGCGGCCGAGGCCGTCGAGAACGCGGTCCGGTCGCTGGCCACCGACACCGCCGGGCAGCGGGCGCTGGAAGGTGTCGTGCGCATCTCGGCCACCGACGGGTTCTCCGCGTACATCGCCGCGCCGGCCGCGGCCGCGGTGCAGCGCAAGCACGCCAAGGTGGCGGTCGAGATCGTGGCCGCCACGCGTCGGGCCAGCCAGCAGCGCTCCGGGCTGGACATCGAGGTGGTCGTCGGCGAGCCGAAGGTGCACCGCGCCGAGGCACTACCGCTCGGCGACTACTGCCTGGGGCTGTACGGCTCGCGCGACTACCTCGACGAACACGGCGGACCGGTCGATGTGGACGACCTTCGCCGGTTCCCGCTCGTCTATTTCATCGACTCGATG contains:
- a CDS encoding LysR family transcriptional regulator, with product MAKTAVHICENAEVSSPVRRPSADDLLVLLAVGRTGRYTTAADELGLNHTTISRRIAALERAMGGRVLARVAGGWELTDLGREALAAAEAVENAVRSLATDTAGQRALEGVVRISATDGFSAYIAAPAAAAVQRKHAKVAVEIVAATRRASQQRSGLDIEVVVGEPKVHRAEALPLGDYCLGLYGSRDYLDEHGGPVDVDDLRRFPLVYFIDSMLQVDDLDVAASFAPAMRESVTSTNVFVHVEATRAAAGLGLLPCFMADRHPDLVRVLPAAVSIRLTYWLVARAETLRRPEVAAVVDALRERMGDQHHVLLGEW